ATCGGTCTGAAGGCCAAGAAATAAGGCTATGGACCCACTTGGCGGGTGGACCGGGACGCGCTTGGTCAGCAACTAAAATGGACGTGTGGCGTTTTCCACATCGGGCGACTTTCTAGTTGCTAGGAGAGTCCGATGCTTCGGAAAATCCTAATCACACTAATCGCGGTTATGGCCGTGGCGTTCGCACCAACTGCTGCCTCTGCGCGCGGAGGCTTCGGCGGCGGCGGCTTTCATGGCGGATTTGGTGGCGGCGGCTGGCGCGGTGGCGGTTGGCGCGGAGGCGGGTTTGGAGCGGCCGCTGTTGGACTTGGGATAGGTCTCGGCTTGGCAGGTGCCTACGGCGCCTACGGTTACCCCTACGGATACGGTTACCCTTACGGATATGGTTACGACTACGGCTACCCATATGGCTACGGCTATCCGTACCGCGCCAGCTATGGCTACTGCGTCGCAACAGCCAGCCAGCAAGAATATACTTGCTATTAGCAGCGAGCCGGCGGCCTCGACTCGTTAAGATCGAACGGCTCGCGCGGGAGGCTGAAGCAGCCAACCGCACGAAAGCAGGCTGAGCGTCCTTCATTTGGATGAACACGGAGGCCTAAAGTTTTGAGGAGGGTGATATGGCCCCGCACTTCCGCCGAGTCGATAACGAGCTGGAGATATGGTTCGCTAGCGGCGACGACTATTCATTCGTCATCAGCAACGAGGCTGGAGCGGACCTGGATTGCATGGAGAGCCGGGCTTTGTTGCTTCATATCGCCCCAACTTTCTGAATATGCCCGCGGCTCATGTGTCCGGATCTCCCTTCAGTACGTTCGCTGAAGCCGAGCGGGCTTGCAATGCGTTCCTGGGTCGCCTCGTCATTAAGGGATGACTTACAGTTGTCCGCCCTCCACCGTTGCGCAGCGGCAGTGAGCACGCGATCAGCGGGCGAGGAACATGAACACGTCTTCCGGCGTTGCCATTGGCGCGAATAAACGGCGTAATGGAAGCACGTTCGAAGGGGCCAGCAGCAGAAGTTGCGGTCGACCGCGAGAGATCATGACGCATCACTCTGTGCGAAAATCGTCCAGATCAGCTACGGCTATTTCAGTCCATGCGACCGCTCGTAGATCAAGCTGAGACAAGCTTGGAAACCTGCGGCGAAACAGTACAATAAAATCTGAGCTGCTATTGGTGAGCTCTAAGTCTGGAGATTAGCAGCGGTTGCGCAGCTTACACCGATCACTCGTTCTTCAGCAGTTTCCAAGGTTCAACGGCGAGCCCCTCAGCGATTCGGGCAATGTTGTCGATCGAGACATTTCGTTCTGAACGCTCTACTCCGCTGAGATACGTCCGGTTCAGTCCGCTCTCATACGCAAGCGCTTCCTGGCTCAACCCACGCGCAGCCCGAAGGCGGCGCATGTTCTTCGCCAGCGTGTCGCGCAGGGGGCCTTTGTGCGTCCGTTTCGCAGAGACACATGGGCCAAACTGACGCCTTTAAGGCGACCGCTTTTAAGTTACAATCGGCGAAAGAAGTTGCTATTCTCATTGAAAATAATGGACGGCAGCGGCCAGGCATGGACTTTGAGACCGGTTCAGTAGAGGCGTTTTTGGATCTGGGATGCGGTGATGACACCCCGCTCGGCTCGCCGTCGTACAGCGCCGGCTACCGGCGCATCGAATCCGGCGAAGTGATCTGCACAGTTAGACTGCCCATTCCGATCGCCGAAGCGGCAATTCTCAGGCGGTCGAAGATCTCGATCATCCTGACCCCGGATGGACGTGTCGAAGTGTCGTCATGCGGTTCGGCAGCAAACGAACAGATTGATGATCTTGTCGCGCGAACGGTCACCCAGGCAAATCTTCGCATGGAGGAAGCAACCGCCTCGGACTTGGAATCCCTTCTGCATCGGTTTGAACGTTCAATCGGCCTCGTGAAGGAGGCAATCGCACGGCCACCAGCGGCCCCCTAAAGGCTTCTGCTTGGCCAGATGAATCCATTCGCCTATCGAGGCGAGGCGTGTGTTCTGGCGCGCTCTGTTGGGCAATGCGGACCTCAAAGCCCGGTATCTTGCGTGCCTGTTAGCGACTCGGAGCAGACCGTCGCTGCCCTGTGAGTTGCAGGCAGCAGGCCCACAAGCCGACGTCCAGCATCCAGTCTGCCCGTCCGAAACCAGCTCTATTGCCCATCCATCGTTCGCTGGGCCACGGGTCCTGCCGACCCGCGCGACCCGTGGTTCAGAACAGAGAGGTGCAACATGTCTTGGAAGTCAAATACGCTTCTCGAGGCCCGTAGCGAATTCGTGCAACTGGCGCTTGCCCCGAATGCCAACATTCAGAGCCTCTGTCGGAACTTCAATATCAGCCGGCAGACGGGCTATCGAACGCTGGAACGATATCGGATAGCCGGCGCGAGAGGGCTGGAGAGCCAGTCACGCCGGCCGCACCACACGCCCCATCGCTGTCCGCGCCCTATCGAAGCGGCCGTTCTAACCGTGCGCGCCGACCACCCAACCTGGGGCGGGCGAAAAATAGCGTTCCATCTTCGATCAATGGGCTGCGCCGGAGTGCCCGCGGCATCAACCATCACAGCGATCTTGGCCCGCCATAACCAATTGGGAGGCTCTCCCGACCCAGGCGGGTTTTTGGGTCTGCTCGGGCAGTTGCACAACTCCCTAAGTGAACAAGATCTGCCGGCTTCTCTTGAAGGTCATCCCGACCTCAAGATCCTACTCGAGAAGCTCGAAAACGGCCGCCCCGTTGAGCGGCGCCGCGCACTCTCAGTGGTCGCGTCACACAGTGGGCTTCGGACAAGCGTGGCTTGCCGCGTTCTCAAGCTGAGCCGCTCAAGCTACGCACGTTCGGTTCGCCTGTTCCAGGAGAGTGGAGCCGAACGGCTGTTCGCCCCTCGCATTAGCCCCCATCGCAAGTTCGACACCGTGCAAGTCAAACAGGCTTTGTTCAGCATCCTGCACCAGCCGCCAGCCAATTTCGGCATCAACCGTACAACCTGGAAAATGGCCGATCTCGTGCGTGCGATGCATGAGGCAGGGCAGCCAGCCTGCGAAGATGTAATCCGCGCGATCGTGAAAGGCGCCGGTTACCGCTGGCGCAAGGCGCGGATCGTGCTGACCTCCAATGATCCTGAATTCTCGCACAAGCTTGAACGTATTAGTTCCATTCTCGCCGATCTGAAAGCCGAGGAAGCCTTCTTCTCGATCGACGAATTCGGTCCTTTTGCGGTCAAGGCACAACCGGGACGGATGCTGGTCAGTCCCGGCGAACAACATTTTGTAGCGCAATGGCAGCAGTCGAAGGGCTCGATCATCGTCACGGCCGCCATTGAATTGTCGTCCAACCAGGTCACCCATTTCTACAGCCTGAGGAAGAACACTGACGAAATGATCCGCATGCTCGAGACACTCGTCGCCGCGTACCGCGATCGCACGAAGCTTTATCTCTCATGGGATGCCGCCTCCTGGCACGTCTCGAAGAAGCTGTTCGAACGGATCGATACCCATAACGCCAGTATTGGTAGCAACGGCCCGCAAATTGACACGGCGCCACTCCCGGCCCGTGCGCAGTTCCTGAATGTGATCGAATCTATCTTCAGCGGTATGGCTCGCGCCATCATTCACAACAGCAACTACGGATCGGTTGGCGAAGCGAAAGCCGCTATCGACCGGTACTTCTTTGAACGCAACGCTCACTTCAAGAACAACCCACGGCGCGCGGGCGGCAAGCTTTGGGGTAAGGAGCGGCTGCCGGCTGAGTTCTCTTCAAACAACTGCAAAGACCCTCGGTTCGGATAAACGCTCACGGTGCTCGCTTAGCCAAGGCGCTGCGAGATTTGCGAAAGTCCCGGCTGCGGTAGAACCAAGGGCAGCCGTTTCTGCGTGAAGACATGACCCGCAATTGGCTTTTTCATCGCCGATAGTCTCTTGTCCCGGCGGCGGCCCTCAGTCTCGTCGAATCCTACAGCGATGTGAACTAACCTGGACAGTCGAAACGGTGACTCTTCTTCGGCCGACCTCAAACGTGGCGAGAATGCCCAATGGGAGCATCCAAATCCGCTCCTGTCAAAGGTGGGCTCGTCCCAGGTCCAACCACTTCCGAATTATGTGCCAAAAGCGTGTCCAGCGCGAGAACTGGTTACGCGCCGTTGGCGCTTCTTTTGAAGTCCATCCCAGGCAGCACCGCAGGATACTGACGCAGGACCCTGACGGCTCACTTGAGGCTTGTTCAAAACGGCCTAGCAGAGTGGCCGAGATGCGCTGTGCTTCCCGAGACCACGGGCATGATTTCATGCTCGAGTCGAGGCCTCCGAGCACAGCATGAACACTCTTCGACACGATCGCGTTGCTCACTTCAATGCGCGTCACGGTGATTGGAAGCAACGAGGACCCCGATGCAGACGTTTCTTGTCAGCAAGACAAGGCGTTTGGCGGTCTTCTAGCTACGTTACAGTACGCTTTAGCTACAGCGCGTCTACCGCTGGTGACAAACCTTGGATGTGCAGACAATCATTTAGCCACTTCGTGGCGACAGTGCTTTTATCTTGCACTCCGCTCACGCTTCTTCTCTCTGCCGTGACAGGGTCCTGGCATCGACGCCACGCAGCGTCGCCGACCGCGAGAGTCCCGGTGCGCCGTGCAGGTTTCCGCGCTCAGCGATGGCATAATTTTCGCTGCAGCAAGGGTGCGCGCGGCTCTTGGAAGCTGACGAAATACCACGCCCGAAGAACAAAAATCCGAGCTCAACACGGCACGAATTTCCGATCGATCAGCCCCAAACACCGCCCCAGTATCCGTCGGATCGATCCCATTTTGACTCGCTGCGAAGCCCCTTCTCCGAGCACAAAACGCGCTTGCGCTTCCTCCCAAAGCGGCGCAAGACGCGCAAAAAAGGCTCCGCCTCCGAGGAGGCGGGGCCGACGATTGCGGCCGGTCAGTCGCCGCTGCGGCGCGACCAGATCAGGCTGAAACCTTCGTCGCCTTCGACCTTCACCAGCGAGGCGTAGATCGGTGCGGGAAAGCTCGGATCGTCGAGCTTGACCGAGAGATATTCGCGCTCGCTGTCGCGGACGGTCTTCTTCCAGGCGGCGCCGAACTCGGTGGCTCCTGCGAAGATGCGGTAGTCGGGAGCCTTGTCGTTGTCCTTCTCGGCTGCGACGAGCTTGGCCTTGATGTTGAGCGTCAGCGTCTTGATCGAGCCGGTGTAGCCGTTGTCGGAAGCGGTGAAGGTGCCGATGGTCGCCATGATAATTCTCCGTCTGTTTTACTCGAGCCGCGTCCATCGCAGCCTCGATGGCGATCCCTTGCCCGGGGAGCGATCGGCCCGCAGCCTTTAAGGCCCGCAGCGCCAGCGGAGGACGGCGATAAGCCTGCTTTTTTGTGCTTACCGCAAGGAATGCCGCCGCTTGGCGGCAGGGGAAAAAAGCAGGCGCAGCCGTTGCGGGAAGGCGATCGAGGCCCTTGCCGTCCCTCGGGCTTGATCAGCCCAATCGTGACTGCATTGGACGCGAGCCCATGACCGGAACTGACGGAGATTTCGTGGCGACCGACCTCCGCGCAGCATCGGAAGTCGGCTGGATCGATGGAAGACAAACCGCTGTCCGCGCGTCAATCGCAGGGAGGACGCAGCCGGATCAACGCAAGCGAACCCAACCTCATTTGCGCGTAAGGCACCGATCATACCGCCAGAATTGTCCACCCAAATGCGTTGTCGACAGGCGCCGTCAAGACACGATCCGAGCTTCCCGGCCCCGATCTGCGCTTCGCTGGTCAGGATCGAAGGCGTCGCGATGCAGCCCCCTGGCTGCGGCAATCGGCGTAGATCTGGACGGATCATACCCCCGACCGGAGGAAGGGCTTGCGTCGAAAGTCGCCGCTTTGCATCGATCGAACCGGCCGCGCGCCAGCAGGTGCGCGGCCGCAATTTTGGACCCCGCCGGGGCCGCCTGCGCGGCCCCGGCGCTGGTTTCACTCCGCAGCTTCCGCTCGGGGGTCGCTGCCCTGCGCCTCGCTTTGCACGTCAGTCTGCTCCTGCGGCACGGCCGTCCGCAGCAGCGGCGGCAGCCAGTCCGTCGCCGCCAACAGCTGCTCGGCTGCCTGCGCCATGTCGGCCTTCTTCATGTCCGACAAGCGTTCGGCCGCCTCCTCTCCGACGCCTTCGCGGACGGCTTCCAGAATGCCGGCCTTGGTGATGCGGCCGAGATAACTGCGCACTGTCGGGCGCCAGTAGGCGGTCATGTCGAGGGCCACGGCCTCGGCCAAACGGCGGGCCGCCGCCAGGGCGCGCGGCCTCCTGTCAAAGGGCAATTTGACCGCATTGACCGTGAGCGCCACGCAATGCGCGAACAAAGCCATGTGGCTGTCGCGGTCGAGTTCGGTCACGAATTCCCACAGTCTGGCGACGTCCTTGGGCATCTGTCTTGCCCAATTGGCATGTCGATCCGACCACGCCTTGCCGGCCGGGGTGTCCTCGATCCCGTCCGCGTGC
This Bradyrhizobium sp. CCBAU 53421 DNA region includes the following protein-coding sequences:
- a CDS encoding helix-turn-helix domain-containing protein; translated protein: MRRLRAARGLSQEALAYESGLNRTYLSGVERSERNVSIDNIARIAEGLAVEPWKLLKNE
- a CDS encoding IS630 family transposase — translated: MSWKSNTLLEARSEFVQLALAPNANIQSLCRNFNISRQTGYRTLERYRIAGARGLESQSRRPHHTPHRCPRPIEAAVLTVRADHPTWGGRKIAFHLRSMGCAGVPAASTITAILARHNQLGGSPDPGGFLGLLGQLHNSLSEQDLPASLEGHPDLKILLEKLENGRPVERRRALSVVASHSGLRTSVACRVLKLSRSSYARSVRLFQESGAERLFAPRISPHRKFDTVQVKQALFSILHQPPANFGINRTTWKMADLVRAMHEAGQPACEDVIRAIVKGAGYRWRKARIVLTSNDPEFSHKLERISSILADLKAEEAFFSIDEFGPFAVKAQPGRMLVSPGEQHFVAQWQQSKGSIIVTAAIELSSNQVTHFYSLRKNTDEMIRMLETLVAAYRDRTKLYLSWDAASWHVSKKLFERIDTHNASIGSNGPQIDTAPLPARAQFLNVIESIFSGMARAIIHNSNYGSVGEAKAAIDRYFFERNAHFKNNPRRAGGKLWGKERLPAEFSSNNCKDPRFG
- a CDS encoding DUF736 domain-containing protein; amino-acid sequence: MATIGTFTASDNGYTGSIKTLTLNIKAKLVAAEKDNDKAPDYRIFAGATEFGAAWKKTVRDSEREYLSVKLDDPSFPAPIYASLVKVEGDEGFSLIWSRRSGD